In Cicer arietinum cultivar CDC Frontier isolate Library 1 chromosome 7, Cicar.CDCFrontier_v2.0, whole genome shotgun sequence, the genomic window taaaacgtAAAAAAGTTATTATGTATCTTTGCTCCTTGATTTCATAGTCATTTTCGATTCTTCTTGATTTCACATTCTATAAATGATTTTACTTCataatcataattttaatttaaaattttaaaataactaacaaattatataatttgcataaaaaaactatataattattatttgcaaTACTTCCTAATTAAATTACAATCATTTTTATTCAATcagactttaatttttttttaaactaagaTTTTCAATTGTAGTATTTTTACTACCAGTATAAAAAAATACTCTACTACAAATATGCATTTGTACTGCAATTTGACATTAGTTTCTGTTAATAGTTTAGTTCAATATAAGGAACCTAAATATTTGATGTCAATTGTCCCTTATGAAATTTGGTTTCTCAAACCTTTTAAGCGCAATAGCTCCAATTTACTGATTGTGTTTTTACCCCAAATTTCCAACATGacaaatgtataaaaaaaattgaataatatttataattacatttaattcatttcaaatttctctaaattatttatagCGTCTCACGTACACGTTGTACGTTGTTTATATGTAGATTAAGTTCTTagtacaaacaaaaaaaaaagtttattattaatattaaatttgataaaacaaataactttaattaaatattaatataaaactattttagtcaatacaaatattcattaaactcaacaataatattattattacaataaaacttttaatttacacttaaatatttatttttctacctAATGCTAGATACGAGCTCCACTTACTACACTAGTTACTATATTATACATAGCACGAAGAATCTTATCAAAgataaattaaacaaaagtttccaaaaaaaaaaaaaaaaaaattccatcaacaaattaaataaaagtcaacaatagaaaaaatcaacaaaaaaattcGATGAAGAAATTAGGAAATGTCAAAGTAAAAGGGTGAGTTGATTTCTGTGATTGCCTCTTACTTTGAGCAATGAGAGCGGGACTGCCGTTTAAGTTACGTTACGCCATCATCATGCTTCTCAGGTCCCattctttttaatatatcacaattcttcaattttcttttactttttggaccaattttatttaaatgttgaTTATTATAGTTACATTCATTCATTCGTTTTTTTGAAAGGGACCATTGGTTAATTGTTTGAGTCTAACAACTACTTCATTTTAGTTGTTACTTACACatataaaaacttaataaattttattattttaaatgaaattgtttattttataatatttttaactatttattattttattttatttatttctctccCTACATTAAAACTTACaggtaattattttttatgtaagaATTCAGGGTATTATtagcaaaataataattttaatgttatattaaacttttaaaacaatttataaatataaacaaaaattttataCAAAAGCCGCCGTTAAAAATGAAGACATATCATATTTTTacgataaattttaaaatcgatcaataattattttttatttttataactaaaataataatttaaataatatcaataacttttaatttaacttaCCTTCCTAGCAGGTAAATAGTTAAGTGACCACTTTAATTAAACTTAAGTGACCACTTTAATTAAACTTAAGTGACCACTTTAATTAAACTTAAGTGTCCACCTTAATTAAACTTAAGTGTccactttaattaattaacaacaaCTTCCCCTTTTccatttattaataaataaaagctAATGAAGAATATATGTTTCCAGTGTGCGTTGAAGGAGAATGAGAAAAACAGTACTTTTCTTCTGTTCGGCAAGGTGGGCTTAGCTTTTGAGGGCCTTCAAAGAACCTTCTTCAAGATCCAAACTCCAAACACTCTTTGCCTCTTCTTCCTTACTTCTCTCTCTTTTGTctctaacaacaacaacaacaatggtCGTAGAAGATATGTTTTACTTCAACAAGGTATTATAGTACTCTTCTATCATAACTCTTGTccttattactattactattcattttctttttgtcctttctctttcttttacttCACCATTTATAGCTACATTTCTTAGCTACCACCATTATGTAttctatttatgtttttgttccaatttgaaatttttcaaacacagtgaaagagaaaacaaaaaaaaaatgatttttctgaGCTACCTTTGCATGTTTCGATCTGGGTCATTATTCTTCATTTGTGTATCCATTATTTTAATGGGTttgtttaattttcataaagtttctactttttttttttaatcattttcagCTCCAAATTGATGATTTATGGCTACTTTTTGGTTTGAGATTGTTGTAACATGTTCCTCGTTGTATGTTTTTGCAGGACATTCTTGTTATAAAGCATCAGAAGAAATCGCCAATGTTGTTAAGGATGTCATTATTGATGTTTTCAATGGTGTGTGGTGTTTTTATATGCTATGTGTGTTTGAAGCAAACAAGCATTCATGCTAGGACTATACTGCTTGAGTTACAACAGATTGAGAAGCCTTCTAGGAGTAGATTCAACCTTATAGATATTTCTTACCTACATTACCCTAATCCCGTGACTTTTAACAGGTAATGAGATTTTTCTTTGAATCATGCTTTTTGAAGCACatacttaaataaaatagaagtaaTTGATTGTATCCTGTGTAGCACACACTGAAACTTCATATTGAAGGTGTCTTTGGTGTCCAACATGTGTCAATGTGTTTCAATTGGGACTTtgttaaacattttttattttgctaggAGTGAGTGTGCTCAAAATCCTGTTCAATTGTTTGCTATATTGACAAATCAAAGATCAGGAAGTGGATGGTTTGAGACCCTTTTGAATAGCCATATAAATGTAAGCTCAAATGGGGAGATTTTTTCAGTTGCAGAAAGAAGAGTAAATGTATCTACAATTGTACAGACTttagataaaatttataatttggaTTGGTTCAATAGTGCTTCAAAAAATGAGTGCTCTGCTGCTATTGGTTTGAAGTGGATGCTTAATCAGGTAAAAGTTCTCACTCTAGTtgagttttcttctttttaatgtGGAAATGACTTGGCATAATGTCAATTCAGTAAAAGACTGTTACACCAACATTAACTTAATAGGGATAAAATTGCATCGAATCGGAAACTAATGGAATGACAATATAACAAACAAGCTTTATTCTATTTGGTCTGTCTCCTACATTGAAATTGGAATGACAACGTAGCTAGTACTACGGGTAGGACGAAAATCAAACATTAGCGACACTAAAAGGGACCAAAAGTATAGTTAAGTTGATTCCATCTAAGTAGCTATTTGATTCTCCATTAGTGCATGATGGGTCAATTGTCAATTGTGTTGgaattcaatatttttgtaaTGCTTTCATGCAACATGATAAGGCATACTTGCTTTGGTTGCAACTTTTTTGCTGTTTATTTTGCCCTTTTAGCTTAGGCATTTCAATTCTGTATTATGAACCTTCATGATAGGATACTTATCATTAAGTTGCATAGATTACTAAGGTTAGTATTTAGTATTAGAATTAAAGAATTAAGACAAGTTCTAGCTTCTTGCAGGGATTAATGGAGCACCCTAAAGAAATAGTAGACTACTTCAACTGCAGAGGTGTTTCAGTCATATTTCTTTTCCGAAGAAACTTGTTACGCCGAATGGTATCAACGCTTGCCAATTCCTATGATCGTTATGCTAAGCTACTGAACGGCACTCACAAGTCTCATGTTCATTCTGCAGAAGAGGTATCTTTTCCTATACTGCTctcctttcattttttttcttcttcttttataCCTAAAATGAAACTCATACTCGGCTTCTTTCAGGCTGATACTCTTTCAAAGTACAAGCCTACCATAAATTCTAAGTCGTTGCTGGCTGACCTCAAAGATATGGAAAGAAGTGCTGCAACAGCTATAGAACACTTCAACACCACACGGCATATGATCTTGTACTATGAGGATCTTCTCAGAAATCGGACGGTAAGAGCTGCATCAtaaattcctttattttttacCAAAAGTTTCAATTATCTACCTTTTTTGAATGCATGCATAATATAAGCTTACTTTGAATAGTAACTTTCTGTTTGGATAAATAGCCTAGTTAAGGTTTATAGCATAGACGATTCGTATTAGTGCTTATGTGtaagctatttctataacaaaagttaaaataaagtGAAATTGTTTTTCATATAAGCTGCTTTCATAAGCTATTCTAGAGGAGACCTTACAGAAATCCACTAAAAATAGCTTATAAACATATCATAAGTTGTTTCCATAAACTCTTCCAATTGTGTCACAACTTCACAATTGCGTATGCCGGTAGAGACACACAAATAGGTCAATCCAAACAGGTTTGGTAGAATTGAATTTTGCTACTAAGTTGTCCTAGAATATAAAATGTCTAGACTTTAATTTCCAATTTATTCTAAGAAAAGTCTTTCACATATGATAGTTAACAAAATACATGTAATTTCAATTATCTGTTTATTGCAGAAGCTAAAAGAGGTGCTAGAGTTTTTAGGATTGCCAGTAATAGAATTAACGAGCCGTCAGGTTAAGATACATAAAGGACCATTGTCAGAGCATATTAATAACTGGAATGAAGTCGCCAAGACACTCAAAGGAACTACTTATGAGAGTTTTCTACAAGCTGACTATTCATCATAACATAACCTCTTCCAATTTTCATGAAAGGGGGTGTAAATATCAACAACACTGATTTTATCCTATGAAAGAGTTTAAAGTTTTGGTGCCTGAAGGAACCTTTCTCCTTCTTCTAATGCTTCTTTCCACAGCTAATCAATATTCATCAATAAGATGCTCGACTTTGGTTCGAATGTAAGTTGCCAGTTTACATTTTTTGTGCATTCTTGAATGACCTTTGTATATGtcatctaatttatttttttataggcaAATGTTAGTAAGATAGTAGTGATGTTAGGTTATAAGTTTCGAACTTTTGACCTCCTACTTAAAAACTCCTCCAGTGTCTCTTGGCTAAACTAATTCATTAATTAGTAAAGATGAGCATTGGTTTAATTCAAAGAGATTTATTTACTGTGCTTTGGTgtttttttctcctttctttTATCATTTATGTAATTCAACTTTTTAGGTTctttcattgtttttattttaatcggATATGTTTTCACATTATTGGATGACTATGTAtcattatcttttttaaaattgcgaaatggaaaaattattattaattaaagtgacacTAATGACTATTTATAATTGTCTTACGTGAATTTTGAACTGTCTCTTGAAGTTACAAGATTAAACTCTTACCACTTAGCTACCTGATCATGGACATTATGCATCACAATTAAACTCTTGATTTTATTGATTCATAGTTTGTAAGAATTGAATTGAAGCCACTTGTAAAGTATAGACCgcaccttaaaccctaaatccttaGAACACATGTTATGCAAGATTCTATAATATATGATGTTTTTAAAGATCAAATGGTACttttagattattattttttcattaaataattttttaaaaggaaaagaaaaggtacTTTAAGGTATGCATTGTACCAAAAAAAAGttactttaatatttgaaaGGGATGAAATAATGTGTATCATATGATTTGTGTGATTACCACCATCAACGCCAGGTACTTGGTGGTGAACGTGATTATTTTTGTGGCACTGGACCAATGATTTTGTAAGTCCCAaccaaccaccaaaagaaacaaataaagGGGAAAAAACATTTACAAGTGTAAACTTATGGTACAAAATGCAAGAAATCATATATTTGATACCAAATACTCCGTTTTGTTTGTATGAAATGAAGAAGTCCCTCCTTGGGTCCTTTGTAGCTTCCTGATTTGGGCCTTGTTGGACCATAATCTTTCTGTTTTTTAATTCATGGGAATGCTAATCCAACCCcacaattttttagttttatatttatcgaATTCTAGTTTCAGTTAATATGAAATACACTATTGAATCCTAACTTTCAGTAATGTATTTAGATGTGGGAAGAAAAAATCATACGAATAAGCATTCACCTTTAACTCATGAggtattattaaaattaaagagattAAGTGAAATTAATGTAcaaatagtattaattagaggatacaattgaacaaaaaatttcattaaatttaaaaggtaatttattttaggatttttttaattaaatgaaacaCTCATTATAGAATTTATTTTGCTCGACACACTCATCATCTACAACTGAGGGAGTATTAAATTCACTGAAATATGTTACCGGAAGTCAGTTTtcgatattatattttacat contains:
- the LOC101507230 gene encoding uncharacterized protein, translating into MVVEDMFYFNKDILVIKHQKKSPMLLRMSLLMFSMVCGVFICYVCLKQTSIHARTILLELQQIEKPSRSRFNLIDISYLHYPNPVTFNRSECAQNPVQLFAILTNQRSGSGWFETLLNSHINVSSNGEIFSVAERRVNVSTIVQTLDKIYNLDWFNSASKNECSAAIGLKWMLNQGLMEHPKEIVDYFNCRGVSVIFLFRRNLLRRMVSTLANSYDRYAKLLNGTHKSHVHSAEEADTLSKYKPTINSKSLLADLKDMERSAATAIEHFNTTRHMILYYEDLLRNRTKLKEVLEFLGLPVIELTSRQVKIHKGPLSEHINNWNEVAKTLKGTTYESFLQADYSS